From the Archangium lipolyticum genome, the window GTAGATCCCCAGGCCTCCCTCCGCCGGGCTGGCGGTCAGCATCGAGGTGGTGACCAGGTAGTCCAGCCCCTTCTCCCAGCTCGAGCCCAGCTCGATCAGTCCCCCCTTCCCGTCTGGGAATTTCAGCTTCCGGTACAAGGGGGGATGCGGGAGGGTGATGGCTCGGCCCGAGGTTGGATCCACCAGGGTCGGCTTGTTCAGGAACTGTCTCAGCTGCGCCTTGAGCTGCGCTGCCTTCATCGGGTCGATGGTGCCGTCTGGCATCAAACCGAATGGGAATGGAACGAAGGTCACCTTCCAATCCCCTGGGTTGAACTGGCTCAAGGAGTGCGTGGCCAGGCCCACGTCGAACACCTCCGCTATCTCATAGGTCTTCTCGCCACGGCCGGTCGAGGATTCCGCCTGGCATTGCGCCAGCGCCGCGGGCTCCGGGATGCGCGCCTTCTGCTTCGCCAACAAGCAGAGTTCCAGGGCATCGAACCGCAGGTCGATGACCAGCGTCCTCAGCTCGTAGGCTTCGGAATAGACGTGGTTGGCCTTGATGGAAGTCTGAAGGACGCCGTGGCGGTAGAGTTCGAAGAAGCCGTCCTCGATCTGCTCCAGCAGCCGCTGGCGGTCGAGCTGACCCGAGCTGAAGGCAGCGAGCTCCCGGGTCGTGTCCGACACGAAGAGCCGGCGCCCCTTGTTTCCGAGCAGGTTCCGGATGGGCTCCAGCTTCCACTGTGCACACAGCGGTTGTGTGGGCTTCAGGCCAGGAATGCTGATGCCCGCCTGCGCCGCGTTGGTGCCTCGAGCGCATTCCACCTCCAGGGCAGCCATCATCTTGGGCTGGGTCAGTCCGCCTCCCAGGACCGCTGTCATGAGCTGGGAGATCTCCTGACTCGTGGAGGTGGTGGCGGTGGCGGGCGGGTAGTGCACCTCTGCTGGAGCCAGTCCCCCAGCCGGCACCAGATCCCTCGTGGGATCCGCATAGAAGCTGTAGTGCTCCCTGGCGAGCTCGGCGAGGTTCAAGAAGACCAGGGTTGCCCCGCCACGCGGCTGCTGGCCGAAGGGTTGTTCCGAGAGCCAGGAGAAGAGCTCTTCATACGAGTAGAGATTGTAGGTGGCCGGGGGATTGTTCGAAGAGAAGGGAGTCTTGGAGTTCCGCAGGCGGGGATACAGGGTCTGCAGGGCGGAGGTGGGCAGGAAGTGGACTTGGAGCCGGCCAACGCGCCAAGGGACGTCCGTGTAGGCTCCGTCATGCTCGACGTAGTGGATGATATCGACGCGCCTGTGCCAGTCATCGACCAGATCCTCGAGATCCTTGTTCGGCTTCCAGATGACGCGCCCGGTGTTGGAATCCACCTCTTTCGCCAGGGAGAGGGCGTCGTAGCGGATCATGCCATCGGGTGGAACGAGGTGGGGTGGGAGCCCGGGAGGAGCGGGAGCGAGTGAGAACTCCGCCGCACCGTATCTGGGCATGTTGGGAATCCACCAGGGCTTCGCGTCCACGATGTGGAGGGACGACAGGAGCTTCGAGAGCCGCGCCTGGACCTCTCCCCGCAGCTCCTCGGGAAAGCCGACGAAGTAGACGTCGAGCGCTACGTGCTCCTCCTCTCCCACATGTTCCCGGAGCGTCTCGAATCGCAGGGGAGTATCCGGGTTGGGCGGCTGCGTGGATGACGCAGGTGTTGTCCGGCACCCGGCGAGGAGGACGAGGGAAAAGATGCACGCTCGGGCCACCGCGCCAACGAAATGAGAGGCGTGCTGACTGCTCATGAGTGTCCTCCTGAGGTCTATGAGACTAGGGAAAATGCTACCGGAGCTCTCCACCAACCGGATCCACGTCTCGAACATGTGAAAGCACCTGTATGGGTTTTCCTGTGTATTGTATTTTCATGCGCGCAATGAATTGCAAGAGGCCGCTCGTGCTCCATCGCCGCTAACGATCGCCATCAACGAGCTATCACCCCCAGGGGGCATCTCATTGCGTAGTCTTCCGCAAAGACATTGCGCAGCATTTCAGAGCCAAAGGCGCTGCGGCTCCAGAGACTCTGCGAGCCTTTCAAAAAGCAGCCCTCGAATTGCTGTTGCGCGCCTTTGCGGCGCATTACCCGCAACGGGCTGGTTGGGCCAGCCGCGCCGAACTCATCGACTCCACTGGCACGCGGGCGGGAGCCGCGTTCCCGGAACTGTTAGGCTGCGTCCACCATGTCCGCCTTCGTCCTGGGTGGGTCGGCGATCGTGCCGTCCCTCCTCCTGCTCTGGTACATCCTCGCGCGCGACAAGAACCCCGAGCCCCGCTCGCTGCTGGTGAAGACGTTCCTGCTCGGTGTGTTCATCTGCGGTCCGGTGGCCCTGCTGGAGCTCGCCATCCAGGGGCTGTTGCGGCCGTGGCTCTCGGGCATGTGGCGGCAGGCGTGGCTGGAGGCCCTCTTCGTGGCCGCCATCCCCGAGGAGGTCTTCAAGTTCCTGGTGCTGTTCGGCTACGTGTGGCGCAAGCCCGCCTTCAACGAGCCGCTCGATGGCGTCGTCTATGGCGCCACCGCCTCGCTCGGTTTCGCCACGCTGGAGAACATCCTCTACGTGAGCGAGGGCGGCATGGGTGTCGCGCTGGCGCGTGCCCTGTCCTCGGTTCCCGCCCATGCCTTCTTCGGCGTGGTGATGGGCGCCCATACGGGCCGGGCGCGGTTCTCCGAGAGTGTCTCCGAGCGCCTCCGGCTCCTGGCCATGGGCCTGGGCGGCGCCATCGCGCTGCATGCCGCCTACGATGCCTTCCTGCTCACCCGGAGCGGGTTCGCCCTGCTGATGCCCGTGGTGCTGTTCGTCACGGTCTACTGGGGGCGCGGTCTCTACAAGCGGCTCCAGGCCGAGCAGGTCCGTGTCGTCCCCGTGGTCACCGAGCAGATCCTCGTGCCCGAGTGGATGCGCGCCGCGGGTGGCATGGGCAGGGCGCTCCCGACTGACCCGACGCTCCCCTCCTCGGGGCTGGTTCAACTCCCGCTCCGGCCTCCCGTTCTCGCGCGCACCTGGTGGTCGTGGCTCAAGCTCTTCCTCGGAGGAGTGGGGCTCTCCTTCTGTTCGCTCGTGCTGATCATGGTGTGCGTGGTGGTCTCCGAGTGGAAGACACCGTGGGACCTGGCGGAGCTCCTCACCTTCGTGGTGTCCTTCCTGCTGGTCGGACTGCCCGCGGCCGGCTTCTTCCTCATCTTCCGCTCGGGGCTGCGTGGCCCCTTCGCTCCAGAACGCGAGTCTTGAGCGTCTCGGGCTGCTCTGGTTCGCCCCCCGGGTAGAGCACCTCCCGGCCATGCAGCTCCGCGAAGGGTGTGAGCGCGTGGGGCTGGGCTCGGGTGCGGCTGGTGATGTGCCGCGCCACCACGCCCCGGGCGTATAGCGCATCCGCCACGAGCGTTCGGTGGCAACGCCAGCGCACCGCCTCGGCGCACATCAGCGCCAGCGGCCCGTCCGGTGTGAGCTCCCTCAGCTCCTCGAGCCCCCGTGCGAACTCGTCTGTCTGCATGTGGTCCGCGTAGCCCCGGAAGCTGGCATTGCGCCACGCGGAGTTGGGTGAGTCCTTTCGCGCGCGCCGCAGGCCCCCGAGCCGCGGCAGGTGCACGTACCGGATGTCCGCCTCCGCGAGTGTCTTGGGCAGTGTGTCCTGGTTGAACTGGGGATTGGTTCGCGAGCGAGGCACCGTGCGGATGTCCACCAGCGTCCGGATGCCATGCGCCCGCAGCAGCTCCACCAGCTCCTCCGCCGAGCGCGTGGAGTGGCCCACCGTGTAGATGTCCGCCTTTCCCCAACCCGGTGCTCTTCGTCCCGGTGGTTTTGTGCTCATGGATGGGATTCTCCTGCTGGGAAGGTGGGCACGGGGGCGATCGATGGGAAGCCAATACCCTCACCCCAGCCCTCTCCCAGAGGGAGAGGGAGCTTGTCAGCGGGGCTCGATTCGCACCCTTGCTCCTCGGCTTGCTCCAAGCTCCTGGGCCGCGCTGCCATCCCTCACCGACACCTCCAGCAACCCCGCGCTTCCCACCAGTGACAACGGTTCCCCCGAGGCGACGACCTGGTAGTGCGCGTGCGGTGCGTCCTCGATGACCTTGCTCCCGATGTGCACCCGGAACCGCGCCGGAAGTACCGCTCCCGGGAGGTTGGTGATGAGGTTGCCGTAGGTGTCCACGTGGAGCACCTCGCCCACCGGGCATCCGTCCTCCTCCCGGGGCGGCGGGAAGGAGATGGGCCTCTCCAGGTGGTGCAGCGTCCGGCCCAGTCTCTCCAGCGGTACGCCCGCCGCCAGGTGCCCCACCGCCGGTGCGAACACGTCCCGCCCGTGGAAGGTCCTCGACTGTTTCGGCCCCCAGTATTCCGGCTCGGTCAGCTCGACCGCTGCCGCCAATCCTCCAAGCTGCTCGAGGGCCGGCACCAGCAACCCGTTGTCCGGGCCCACCAGCACATCGCCTCTCCTCGTCCTCGCCGCCACGGCGCGGCGCGTCGACCCCACTCCCGGATCCACCACCGCCAGGTGCAGCGAGCCCTCGGGGAATGCCTCCACCGCGCTCCACAGCAGGAAGGCTCCTGCCTTCACGTCCTGCGCGGGGACCTCATGGGTGAGGTCCACGAGGTCCACTCCCGGGGCGACCCGGAGGATCGCCGCCTTCATCTGGCCCACGTAGGTGTCCTTCAGGCCGAAATCCGTCAGCAGACTGATGGGAGGCATCGTTCGGAGGATATCCACGGGCCCTCCGTTCATGGAGTGAAGAGGAGGCATTCACGCCCCGGGCCCCATCCGCGATAGAACGGAGATCAGCCCCCCTGGCCCTGTATGCACCTCGTCATTCTCGGATGTGGAGTCTCTGGCCTGTCCTGTGGTGTCCGGCTGCTCGAGGCCGGTCACTCGGTGGAGCTCTGGGCGCGCGAGCTGCCTCCTCACACCACCTCTGATATCGCGGCGGCCGTCTGGTACCCGTACCTCGCGTTTCCCCAGGACCGCGTCACCGCCTGGTCCAGGCGCACCTTCGAGGAGCTGGGCACGCTCGCCCGGCAGCCGGAAACCGGTGTCCTGCGGGTGCTCGGGCTCGAGCTGCTGAGCAAGCACGCTCCCGACCCGTGGTGGCGGTCGAGCGTGCCCGACTTCCGCCGCGCCACCCCGTCCGAGCTGCTCCCGGGCTACGTGGATGGCTTCGTCTTCGAGGC encodes:
- a CDS encoding PrsW family intramembrane metalloprotease, with translation MSAFVLGGSAIVPSLLLLWYILARDKNPEPRSLLVKTFLLGVFICGPVALLELAIQGLLRPWLSGMWRQAWLEALFVAAIPEEVFKFLVLFGYVWRKPAFNEPLDGVVYGATASLGFATLENILYVSEGGMGVALARALSSVPAHAFFGVVMGAHTGRARFSESVSERLRLLAMGLGGAIALHAAYDAFLLTRSGFALLMPVVLFVTVYWGRGLYKRLQAEQVRVVPVVTEQILVPEWMRAAGGMGRALPTDPTLPSSGLVQLPLRPPVLARTWWSWLKLFLGGVGLSFCSLVLIMVCVVVSEWKTPWDLAELLTFVVSFLLVGLPAAGFFLIFRSGLRGPFAPERES
- a CDS encoding DUF488 domain-containing protein, which codes for MSTKPPGRRAPGWGKADIYTVGHSTRSAEELVELLRAHGIRTLVDIRTVPRSRTNPQFNQDTLPKTLAEADIRYVHLPRLGGLRRARKDSPNSAWRNASFRGYADHMQTDEFARGLEELRELTPDGPLALMCAEAVRWRCHRTLVADALYARGVVARHITSRTRAQPHALTPFAELHGREVLYPGGEPEQPETLKTRVLERRGHAAPSGR
- a CDS encoding SAM hydrolase/SAM-dependent halogenase family protein; amino-acid sequence: MPPISLLTDFGLKDTYVGQMKAAILRVAPGVDLVDLTHEVPAQDVKAGAFLLWSAVEAFPEGSLHLAVVDPGVGSTRRAVAARTRRGDVLVGPDNGLLVPALEQLGGLAAAVELTEPEYWGPKQSRTFHGRDVFAPAVGHLAAGVPLERLGRTLHHLERPISFPPPREEDGCPVGEVLHVDTYGNLITNLPGAVLPARFRVHIGSKVIEDAPHAHYQVVASGEPLSLVGSAGLLEVSVRDGSAAQELGASRGARVRIEPR